In Panacibacter ginsenosidivorans, the following proteins share a genomic window:
- a CDS encoding GNAT family N-acetyltransferase — protein sequence MSNDLLTVREMKQDDIEAITNYWLSADNKYMEAMGVDIAKIPAREEWAAMLMEQLSHPVHEKKSYCIIWEINGAAVGHSNINKIQFAKEAYMHLHLWKKDIRAKGNGTAFVKMTLPYYFENYQLKYCIANLML from the coding sequence ATGAGTAATGATCTGCTGACTGTAAGAGAAATGAAACAAGATGATATTGAAGCTATAACCAATTACTGGCTTAGCGCAGATAATAAATATATGGAAGCGATGGGTGTAGATATTGCTAAAATACCTGCGAGGGAAGAATGGGCTGCAATGCTTATGGAACAACTCAGCCACCCTGTTCACGAAAAGAAATCCTATTGTATAATCTGGGAAATAAATGGTGCAGCCGTCGGGCATTCAAATATCAACAAAATACAATTTGCAAAAGAAGCCTATATGCATCTTCATCTCTGGAAAAAAGATATTCGTGCAAAAGGTAATGGAACCGCTTTTGTAAAAATGACCCTACCCTACTATTTTGAGAACTATCAGCTAAAATATTGTATTGCGAACCTTATGCTTTAA
- a CDS encoding AtuA-related protein: MKLFDIAHSRAGDKGNTLMLSLIPYNEADYEILCSSVTAEKVRMHLKEVVRGEIIRYELPNISSLLFVCHNALSGGVTTSLAMDTHGKSLSYALLEMDI, encoded by the coding sequence ATGAAGTTGTTTGACATTGCACATAGCCGCGCAGGCGACAAAGGCAACACGTTAATGCTATCTTTAATTCCGTACAATGAAGCTGATTATGAAATACTTTGTTCTAGTGTAACTGCTGAAAAAGTAAGAATGCATTTGAAAGAAGTTGTGCGGGGAGAAATCATTCGGTATGAGTTGCCGAATATTTCCTCACTGTTATTTGTTTGCCACAATGCTTTATCAGGTGGCGTTACTACTTCGCTGGCAATGGATACACACGGCAAATCGCTTAGTTATGCATTGCTGGAAATGGATATATAA
- a CDS encoding acyclic terpene utilization AtuA family protein, whose amino-acid sequence MKKQNVLRIGCGAGFSGDRIEPAVILAEKGELDYLVLECLAERTIGLAQKRKMLDARKGYDPLLEKRIITLLPHLIKNNTRLITNMGAANPIEAAKKIIEIAQSQNVKIKVAAVTGDNVLETVLNNASSIHDLENNKPLSNYNIVSANAYMGAEPVIEALQTDALIIITGRVADPSLFLAPMIHEFGWKIDDYDLMGKGTVVGHLLECAGQVTGGYFADGVKKKVEGLDKLGHPFADVFTDGSAIISKVEGTGGVVNLRTAKEQLLYEVMNPHEYLTPDVIADFTTVKLKEAGKDQIHISGGNGKSKPSTYKASIGYKAFYLGEGEISYAGAAAYERAKLAADIIQKRLQHIFNDIRVDFIGVQSMHKTTFDHSGTPYEVRLRIAARAGSAEEAALVGDEVEALYTNGPAGGGGARKYVNEVIGIVSTLIERNTILPQVNIFES is encoded by the coding sequence ATGAAAAAACAAAACGTTCTAAGAATTGGCTGTGGTGCAGGCTTTTCCGGCGACAGAATTGAACCTGCTGTAATACTTGCAGAAAAAGGCGAGCTTGATTATTTAGTATTGGAATGCCTGGCAGAACGCACCATCGGTTTGGCTCAAAAAAGAAAAATGCTCGATGCAAGAAAAGGTTATGATCCTTTGCTGGAGAAGAGAATAATAACATTATTACCGCATCTTATAAAAAATAACACGAGGCTTATCACCAATATGGGGGCAGCCAATCCAATAGAAGCAGCCAAAAAAATTATTGAGATCGCTCAATCTCAAAATGTAAAAATAAAAGTAGCCGCAGTTACAGGTGATAATGTTTTAGAAACTGTTCTTAACAATGCCTCTTCTATTCATGATCTTGAAAACAATAAACCATTAAGTAATTACAATATTGTTTCTGCCAATGCATACATGGGTGCGGAGCCTGTTATAGAAGCATTGCAAACAGACGCACTCATAATAATTACCGGCAGGGTTGCGGATCCATCTTTGTTTCTTGCACCGATGATACATGAATTTGGCTGGAAGATCGATGATTATGATCTTATGGGGAAAGGTACTGTGGTCGGTCATTTGCTGGAATGCGCCGGACAAGTTACAGGTGGTTATTTTGCGGATGGTGTAAAGAAAAAAGTTGAAGGTCTTGATAAACTCGGTCATCCATTCGCGGATGTGTTTACAGATGGTTCTGCTATCATTAGTAAAGTGGAAGGCACCGGCGGTGTAGTGAATCTGCGCACAGCTAAAGAACAATTATTATATGAAGTAATGAACCCTCACGAATATTTAACACCTGATGTTATTGCTGATTTCACTACTGTAAAATTGAAAGAAGCAGGCAAAGACCAGATACATATTTCAGGTGGTAATGGTAAGTCAAAACCTTCAACCTATAAAGCAAGTATTGGTTACAAAGCTTTTTATTTGGGTGAAGGAGAAATTTCTTATGCAGGCGCTGCTGCTTATGAAAGAGCAAAGTTAGCTGCTGATATTATTCAGAAAAGATTACAGCATATTTTCAATGATATAAGAGTTGATTTTATCGGTGTTCAATCTATGCACAAAACAACGTTTGATCATTCAGGTACACCTTATGAAGTAAGACTTCGTATAGCTGCAAGAGCGGGGAGTGCAGAAGAAGCGGCATTGGTCGGTGACGAAGTGGAAGCCTTATATACCAATGGCCCTGCCGGTGGTGGTGGTGCAAGAAAATATGTAAATGAAGTTATTGGTATTGTATCAACACTAATAGAACGAAATACCATTTTGCCACAAGTAAACATATTTGAATCATGA
- a CDS encoding amidohydrolase family protein, whose product MRKKSLYLIICSITALLVTIHIYAQDSAKRRHLPIIDVHVHAMKMNPAFAADMCPWFLSDMPGGDPNQPPPAFINTDCAMPLKAAKSDKEFQDSLMATMKRLNMTIIASGDASILHNWQQAAEPGRVIPSIGISSSKDMTVVAFTDSLSSGFYKVMGETAPQYQGMSPSDTSLDAYFAAAEKLNIPVGIHMGTGGNGTINITNPKYRASMGNPLLLEDLLARHPKLKVWVMHAGYPMADEMIALMGANAYVYVDVAGMIWSYPLAEVNDYIKRLVQAGFEKRIMYGTDLMIWPKLLETSIGVIENANYLSFDQKRDILFNNAVRFFRLDASKYQ is encoded by the coding sequence ATGAGGAAAAAAAGTCTGTATTTAATCATCTGCAGTATTACCGCATTATTGGTAACCATACATATTTATGCACAGGATAGCGCAAAAAGGAGGCACCTGCCAATTATTGATGTACATGTGCACGCCATGAAAATGAATCCAGCTTTCGCAGCGGATATGTGTCCATGGTTCTTAAGCGATATGCCTGGTGGCGATCCCAATCAACCACCACCTGCATTTATCAACACAGATTGTGCAATGCCTCTCAAAGCAGCAAAATCAGATAAAGAATTCCAGGATTCTTTGATGGCAACAATGAAACGCCTGAACATGACCATAATCGCAAGTGGTGATGCATCAATTCTTCACAATTGGCAACAGGCAGCAGAACCGGGAAGAGTAATTCCCAGCATTGGCATCAGTTCTTCAAAAGATATGACAGTTGTTGCGTTTACAGATTCGCTTTCATCAGGCTTTTATAAAGTAATGGGCGAAACAGCGCCACAGTACCAGGGCATGTCGCCAAGTGATACTTCACTGGATGCTTACTTCGCAGCTGCTGAGAAACTAAATATACCGGTGGGCATTCACATGGGCACAGGCGGAAATGGTACAATTAATATCACCAATCCAAAATATCGCGCATCAATGGGTAATCCATTGTTGTTAGAAGACTTGCTTGCACGTCACCCTAAACTAAAAGTATGGGTAATGCATGCAGGTTACCCGATGGCTGATGAAATGATTGCATTAATGGGTGCCAATGCTTATGTATATGTAGATGTAGCAGGCATGATATGGAGCTATCCATTAGCTGAAGTAAATGATTATATTAAAAGGCTTGTGCAGGCTGGTTTTGAAAAAAGGATCATGTATGGCACTGACCTGATGATTTGGCCAAAGCTTTTGGAAACTTCTATCGGCGTAATTGAAAATGCAAACTATTTGTCTTTCGATCAAAAGCGGGATATATTATTTAATAATGCTGTTCGCTTTTTCAGGTTAGATGCATCTAAGTATCAATAG
- a CDS encoding CitMHS family transporter: MLAFYGFATIIVFLVLIMTKRLSVITALVLVPIVFAFIAGFDYKEVGAMALTGIKQVAPTGILLMFAVLYFSVMLDAGLFDPVIAFIVRSVKGDPLKVIVGTALLTMLVHLDGDGTATFMIVLSTFIPIYKKLGMSRVILAGVVALSVGPMHLVPWSGTSVRAMSTLNTDAVHMFNPNIPAMLGGLIWVLFVAYIFGRRERRRIGIIKFDYDYKENFTDEQRSLRRPKLILVNAIITIALITALLMAVIPAPALFVIAAIIALMINYSKLPDQQKILKSHGANIFLVSSMIFAAGVYSGILTESKMIEAMSTELVNLIPKEHASFIPAITAVISMPASILFTPDAYYYGVVPVLSHTCTQLGVDPLEIGRASLLGQMTVGFPLSPLTASTFLLIGLAEVELGAHQKFIFKWAWGTTIVMTMIALLTGSIHI; encoded by the coding sequence ATGCTTGCATTTTATGGCTTCGCAACAATAATAGTTTTTTTGGTGCTTATCATGACAAAACGTTTGTCTGTGATAACTGCATTGGTATTGGTGCCCATTGTGTTTGCATTCATTGCAGGATTTGATTACAAAGAAGTAGGCGCAATGGCATTAACGGGAATAAAACAAGTTGCGCCAACCGGCATATTGTTGATGTTTGCCGTGTTGTATTTTTCTGTAATGCTCGATGCAGGTTTGTTCGATCCAGTGATTGCATTCATTGTGCGTTCCGTAAAAGGCGATCCGTTGAAAGTCATTGTAGGAACAGCTTTGCTTACAATGCTTGTGCATTTGGACGGTGACGGCACTGCAACATTTATGATCGTGCTTTCTACTTTTATTCCAATCTATAAAAAGCTTGGCATGAGCAGGGTGATACTTGCAGGCGTTGTTGCCTTGAGTGTTGGCCCAATGCATCTGGTGCCGTGGTCGGGAACATCTGTAAGAGCGATGTCAACCTTGAACACAGATGCAGTGCACATGTTTAATCCAAATATTCCTGCCATGCTTGGGGGTTTAATTTGGGTATTATTCGTTGCTTATATTTTTGGAAGAAGAGAAAGGAGGCGTATCGGCATTATTAAATTTGATTATGATTACAAAGAAAATTTTACCGATGAACAAAGATCATTACGAAGACCAAAATTAATTCTTGTAAATGCAATAATAACGATTGCATTGATCACAGCTTTGTTGATGGCCGTTATTCCTGCGCCGGCATTATTTGTAATTGCAGCTATCATTGCACTCATGATCAATTACAGCAAATTACCAGATCAGCAAAAAATATTGAAATCCCACGGTGCAAATATTTTTTTAGTATCGAGTATGATATTTGCAGCGGGTGTGTATTCCGGTATCCTTACAGAATCGAAAATGATAGAAGCAATGTCAACGGAACTGGTAAATCTCATTCCTAAAGAACATGCATCTTTTATTCCGGCAATAACTGCTGTAATTAGTATGCCTGCAAGTATTTTATTTACGCCGGATGCATATTATTATGGTGTTGTTCCTGTGCTTAGTCATACCTGTACACAATTAGGTGTTGACCCTCTTGAAATTGGCAGGGCATCTTTGTTAGGACAAATGACAGTTGGGTTTCCATTAAGCCCGCTTACTGCTTCTACATTTTTATTAATAGGTTTGGCGGAAGTGGAGTTAGGAGCGCATCAAAAATTTATTTTTAAGTGGGCCTGGGGTACAACCATTGTAATGACGATGATTGCACTCTTAACCGGCTCTATACATATCTGA
- a CDS encoding alpha/beta hydrolase — MKKVFAFLNAIILVNIAICQNISGTVVTRIINSVYLQNKGGENPERRISVYLPPNYDQSKQRYPVIYYLHGFMGNDSIYPLMKNILDLGIAKNKIRPYILVIADNNTLYSGSFYSNSSLTGNWSDFEAKELVEYMDKNFRTIATRNARGIGGHSMGGYGALKIAMLYPEVFSCVYAMSPGLLAFVKEFGPNSDSYKQLAAIKTKDELDKTYYPRVIAACARAWSPNASKPPFYIDLPFNYIGDSLVTDTAVYEKWRSNMPLYMVDKYASNLKKFKAIKLDWGRNDAPRFAVQCGMFSQELENHGIQHYAEEYIGTHTNKIWTTDGRVLDEMLPFFNDYLQFDEK; from the coding sequence ATGAAAAAAGTATTTGCCTTTTTGAATGCCATAATATTGGTAAACATTGCGATCTGTCAAAATATTTCAGGCACAGTTGTTACAAGAATCATTAATTCTGTTTACCTCCAAAACAAGGGCGGCGAAAATCCTGAGAGGAGAATTTCTGTGTACCTGCCACCGAATTATGATCAATCAAAACAACGCTATCCTGTTATTTATTACCTGCATGGCTTTATGGGCAACGATTCCATTTATCCGCTCATGAAAAATATTCTTGACCTGGGTATTGCAAAAAATAAGATCCGTCCATACATTCTTGTAATTGCAGATAACAACACATTATACTCCGGAAGTTTTTACAGTAACTCTTCGCTTACAGGCAACTGGAGTGACTTTGAAGCAAAAGAATTGGTGGAATACATGGATAAAAATTTCAGAACCATTGCAACCCGTAATGCACGTGGCATTGGCGGGCATTCAATGGGTGGTTATGGCGCGTTGAAAATTGCGATGCTGTATCCTGAAGTGTTTAGTTGCGTATACGCCATGAGCCCTGGCTTGCTTGCTTTTGTAAAGGAGTTTGGGCCAAACAGTGATTCATACAAACAACTTGCTGCTATAAAAACAAAAGATGAACTGGATAAGACATATTATCCAAGGGTTATCGCTGCTTGTGCAAGAGCTTGGTCACCTAACGCAAGCAAGCCGCCTTTCTATATCGATCTTCCATTTAATTACATAGGCGACAGTCTTGTTACAGATACTGCAGTATATGAAAAATGGCGAAGCAATATGCCTTTATACATGGTCGATAAATATGCATCCAATCTCAAAAAATTTAAAGCAATTAAACTTGATTGGGGAAGAAATGATGCACCACGTTTTGCTGTACAGTGTGGTATGTTTAGCCAGGAGTTGGAGAATCATGGAATACAACATTATGCGGAAGAATATATAGGCACACATACAAATAAAATATGGACAACTGATGGAAGGGTGCTCGATGAAATGCTTCCATTCTTTAATGACTATTTGCAGTTTGATGAGAAATAG
- a CDS encoding CPBP family glutamic-type intramembrane protease produces the protein MIKLPDTMIVAQQRNTTALASSILCSAACIIFAWFIHAPFPVNIIAYISLGLAAFIMSLQLLPLTTMLSQFYHHLVSSKMILFNMLGLQMGIAAALYYRHTYGMFLFPATINSFAMVAICIAVVEEVVFRGFIQGKLQKVNAGFSVVFASLSHAAYKATLFLTPFLAQKINISSLFLTSLLLFLVLGLLKQYSKSIVPCIIAHVVFDVIVYAEMTTAPWWVW, from the coding sequence ATGATAAAACTTCCTGATACGATGATCGTGGCACAACAAAGAAACACTACAGCTTTAGCCAGCAGTATATTATGCAGTGCAGCCTGTATCATATTTGCATGGTTCATTCATGCCCCTTTTCCTGTAAACATCATTGCCTACATATCATTAGGATTAGCCGCTTTTATTATGAGCCTGCAATTACTTCCGCTCACCACGATGTTGAGTCAGTTTTATCATCATCTTGTCTCTTCAAAAATGATCCTCTTTAATATGCTGGGCCTTCAAATGGGCATTGCTGCGGCATTATATTACAGGCACACTTATGGTATGTTTCTTTTTCCCGCCACCATCAACAGTTTTGCCATGGTAGCAATTTGTATTGCTGTTGTGGAGGAAGTAGTGTTTCGCGGTTTTATACAGGGAAAATTACAAAAAGTTAATGCAGGGTTTTCTGTTGTATTTGCATCCTTATCACACGCTGCTTATAAAGCCACTTTATTTCTTACTCCGTTTCTTGCGCAAAAAATCAATATCTCCTCGCTTTTTCTCACGTCATTACTTTTATTTCTTGTGCTCGGTTTATTAAAACAATATTCAAAAAGCATTGTCCCCTGCATTATTGCACATGTGGTTTTTGATGTTATAGTTTACGCAGAAATGACAACAGCCCCGTGGTGGGTATGGTAA